The proteins below come from a single Acinonyx jubatus isolate Ajub_Pintada_27869175 chromosome A1, VMU_Ajub_asm_v1.0, whole genome shotgun sequence genomic window:
- the ABHD13 gene encoding protein ABHD13, with protein sequence MEKSWMLWNFVERWLIALASWSWALCRISLLPLIVTFHLYGGIILLLLIFVSIAGILYKFQDVLLYFPEQPSSSRLYVPMPTGIPHENIFIRTKDGVRLNLILIRYTGDNSPYSPTIIYFHGNAGNIGHRLPNALLMLVNLKVNLLLVDYRGYGKSEGEASEEGLYLDSEAVLDYVMTRPDLDKTKIFLFGRSLGGAVAIHLASENSHRISAIMVENTFLSIPHMASTLFSFFPMRYLPLWCYKNKFLSYRKIAQCRMPSLFISGLSDQLIPPVMMKQLYELSPSRTKRLAIFPDGTHNDTWQCQGYFTALEHFIREAIKSRSPEDMAQTSPNVTII encoded by the coding sequence ATGGAAAAATCCTGGATGCTGTGGAACTTTGTTGAAAGATGGCTAATAGCTTTGGCTTCGTGGTCTTGGGCCCTTTGCCGTATTTCTCTTTTACCTTTAATAGTGACTTTTCATCTGTATGGAGGCATTATCTTACTTTTGTTAATATTCGTGTCAATAGCAGGTATTCTGTATAAATTCCAGGATGTATTGCTTTATTTTCCAGAGCAGCCATCTTCTTCACGCCTTTATGTTCCCATGCCCACTGGTATTccacatgaaaacattttcatcagaACCAAAGATGGAGTGCGTCTGAACCTTATTTTGATAAGATACACTGGAGACAATTCGCCCTATTCCCCgactataatttattttcatgggAATGCAGGCAACATAGGTCACAGGTTACCAAATGCATTGCTTATGTTGGTTAACCTCAAAGTTAATCTTTTGCTTGTTGATTATCGAGGATACGGAAAAAGCGAAGGAGAAGCGAGTGAAGAGGGACTCTACCTGGATTCTGAAGCTGTGCTAGATTACGTGATGACTAGACCTGACcttgacaaaacaaaaatttttctttttggccgTTCCTTGGGAGGAGCGGTGGCTATCCATCTGGCTTCCGAAAATTCACATCGGATTTCGGCCATTATGGTGGAGAACACGTTTTTAAGCATACCGCATATGGCCAgcactttattttcattcttcccAATGCGTTACCTTCCTTTATGGTGctacaaaaacaaattcttatCCTACAGAAAAATCGCTCAGTGCAGAATgccttctctttttatctctgggCTCTCCGACCAGTTAATTCCACCAGTAATGATGAAGCAACTCTATGAACTGTCCCCGTCTCGGACTAAGAGATTAGCCATTTTTCCCGACGGGACTCATAATGATACGTGGCAGTGCCAGGGCTACTTTACTGCCCTGGAACACTTCATCCGAGAAGCAATAAAAAGCCGTTCTCCCGAAGACATGGCACAGACCTCACCCAACGTCACGATTATATGA